Part of the Paroedura picta isolate Pp20150507F chromosome 3, Ppicta_v3.0, whole genome shotgun sequence genome is shown below.
TAAAATTTTCCAGTGTTTGTGGAAATGGAAATAGTATTTTAAGTAACTTTTTTCCTTTGTGTATATGCAGGAATGACAATAAAACCATGCTCCATATGTTTAGACTTAGCCAGCTGTCAATTTTGTACTCTTAGACATAGTCAGGTGCCAATTCTGTACTCTTAGAAATATTGAAGAAAAAAGCCCAGGTATTTCTGAAACTTTCTGTTAGTTTTATAAATTGCACTCTAATGCCCATAATCCTGTCTATAGCTAACAGTGAAAAAGCTCACTCTACTTATTTGGTACATATTATGTTGCAGTAGTTATCTTCCTCAGCATCCATGTGGTTTTTGCTTTTATAAAGAGTGTTTGCACTTCACTACTTTATTATATAGTTAGCTTGCATCTAGTTTAACATACTTTCCAACAATATCTGCCATCTTTTTCTTGTGAAATTAGAGCATTCAGAGAAAATGATATATGTATCTTTTTTAACTTCCAAACTTCAAACTCTTTTTGGCTAGAtgaccatttccccctcccactttgtAAAAAGGTCTTATGAATATAATGCACAGCATATTTTAATAGGTTAACAATACATTTCTTGCATTTTGAAACTGAAGCATTCATTAGGTTAGGCTGCAATATTTGAAGCAGTTGTCTAGCATTTTGCTTTTCACTTTTTTTCTTGGTTTTCTGAAACATCAAAAGGGCAATAGTTAGTATTTATTTCATATTCATATATCCAAGAAGTTAGTCTGCTGTTTCTGTAAATATTTTATATGATTTTGCTTGTTAAAAGCACAAATACTGTAATACAAGAGAACAAAGTAGAAACTATATTTTCAGTTACATGGATGTGGATTGTAGGAACCATAGCATCAAAGAGGCTACATCTGGAAGCTAGAATTATAGGAACCATAGTAGCAAAGGAACTGTCAGTTCAGAATTTAAACGTGCGTCttagttttcctttaaaaaaattctgtcttatcccttacatcaggggtagtcaacctgtggtcctccagatgtccatggactataattcccatgagcccctaccagcagtttctggctcatgggaattgtaatccatggacatctggaggactacaggttgactacccctgccttacactaTAGACAGATTCCCAGATAATTTAAGACATAGGCAGTTTTGGGAGCCATAGTAATAGGAAGAGGGTGACCTTAATGTGTATGTTCAGTCCTCCTATCTTCAAGTTTACAGCCCTTGCTGAAAGAGATCCGTTAAGGGGAACACTTCCAAGATGTGGACATGCAGGATGTACAATTGGAACCTTAGCTTCAAATGCCTTTAATTCAGGTAAGTTCTTAGCCTTGAATCAGAAAATATTACCTTTAATATCCTCAGTATGTATGTCTTCCAGAAACTGCTCCAGAATTTGTCCGTATTTGTTGTACTGCTCTTCTGAGACTTCCATACCAATTTCAAAGGGAACTTTAAGCTAGGGAAAGAGGCAAAACTGGAATATCACATTTTCCACACATACCTACACTTCTCACATACACTAGTTATACATTTAGATGgtgatttctatttattttaaggTTCAATGCTGTTTGGAAATCATAGTATGAATTTCTTAAGTATTAAGAGTTGTGTTGGGGGGGgaagttccatctgaaaaaaaataataataagaaaacaaATTATGCTTTAAAGTGGCAAATTATTGATGAAAAAGATTATTACAGTTGAAACTTGAATCCAGAAATACAGACTAGCAATAAACAGTGTTCCTGCTTGATGCTTAGGAGTCCATTTGTATCTTTTTATATGAAGAATCTTATTTATTCAGAACAAATGTTGGTGCCTCTGAGTACTTCAAATGTTGGGGAAGCCAACTTGGATTGGGAAGCCAACTGGTTCAAGTAAATCACACACAACTCCATGATACTAAAAATCTTAATGGATGGGAAAAAACCTTTATTTGTATTTCATTGGTGTCCCCTTCAGTCTTGTGCACATCCAAAATGGTTCCCACGTCTCGGCGGTGGAGTTTTGTTGCAGGCTTTGGGGGAGGCTTTCGTTGCTGAAAGCAAATCAGACATAGTATTACCAAACCAGCAGCCAAATAGTCCTCTCCCTAGACAAAGTAATGCAGTAATGGCAGCACAAGCTTCCCTTACCTGTGCCTTAGGTTCAGGGCTTAAAAAACTGGAGCCGGCAGCCGTGGTCTCTGACCAGATCAAGAAAACAAGAAGTACAGCAAGAGCTGCAGTTCTGAGAGACATGATGGTCTTGAAAGGTGCTTCCACTATAGACtataatcagcctctctgtgtTAACAGAAATGAAGAATGGCAGAAACTGACAAAGGGTTGGAAGTTGTACCAAAAACTCAACAGTTTACTCTGAAGACAAAGTTAAACTATAGCCTGCTCACCTGTCAGATAAGCCTTCCAAAAGGAAGTTTCTTTCCTTATATtcatttaataataatagtgcTCATGTCCATCTGGGGTCCTGCTAAAAGTATTATTTCTTCCCATGAGCAAAAGGAAGTAAAGCTAAACAAGGAATGGGGAAACAGAAAGGTTTCTTACCTAGTACCTCTTGAATGAAGTGGTGGAGGGTGGTATTGAAGGCTTTTATATAGCCGCTGATAATATTTGCTTTGTGTGGACATTAACTCCTTGCAATTGGTGGTATGCGACATTTCTTAGAAACATAATCTGTAAGGGTGTATGTGATGCATTTGCTTTAGAAATctaatgcagttttaaaaaaaaccctgggtgAATGGCCTCATTATTTGCATTCTTCAAAGGATGCTTGTATGGCTATTAAAGGATAACAAACCTTTCTCAATGGAAAATTACATGTGGAAGTGCTCACTTAATTTTTTCACTGATGTCTGCTCCTAATGGCATCCTTCCTACCCAAATAATAATTTCATCTGCCCAGAGGGGCCTTTATctttaagtgaggctgagagagctctgggagaactgacatgcccaaaatcacccagcaggctgcatatggaagagtgaggaaccaaacccaactctccagattaaaaaCCAACCCCTACACCACTACACTGAGTTGGTCATTCTTTATATGTAAGATATTTGGCATGCTTTGGGGAAAGACAAGTAACACAGAAatatcaaacaaataaaatggaattGGCTCAGAATGCTGAGCAACAGGAAGCTACCACCATCTTTCCCATAGTTTGTTGCATAATATCATTAGCATCAAGAACAAAACTGATGCTTCCTGCTTTTTGCTTGTTTAGAGAAGCTCTCTGTGTCCCCAAAGGGAAACTGAACTCTTTTCATTATTGCTCTCTAATATGTAATTTTAGTAAACGCTTTAAACTCTTCCAAGTTTTAGTAAGGTCTACAAGTTAGACTTTCTCCTTTAGTTGCTTTTAGTACTGTGGATACCCAACTAAGCACACTTGGTCAAAAGCGCCACTGAACTCGGTAGGGATCAATAAAGATGGCAGGATTGGGCCACAAACTCTTGAATCCAACAGGAGGCCTACGGTCATTTTTAATCAGCGTGGCTAACTAATGCCTACTGTGATACTGTGGATGTAGATAAGGGTGAACTAGCTACTTAATTGAGCCTCATAGTACAttgccctggagagctactggcaGACAAAGGCCAGCAGAGCCACGGGGGAGGCCTGAGCAGAGCCATCCCCCCACTAGAATGTGAAGACAGCTGAAGTTGTGTGGATCCTAGGCCATTTTAACTTCTTGAATCCCACATAAACATTTAATAGATACTTTCCCAGAATCCTTCAGTACTGAGGTACAGGCATGGTAGCTGCAAAAATATGCCTCTCTGCTTGGTGTTTTTCCAACAATAAAAGTATTTTGCATCACTTGAAGTGAAAGCTGTTTTTCTTATCATACCTGAAAGGCCTAGACAGATGGCTAGGTGGACAAAATTTTGAGATTATGATGGAAACTGGACTGAAAGGTCATGAGTAAACCTGACCTTAGTATTTCCTATTGTGATGGTGGCCGTTGTGCTGTTAAACATAAAACCTTCTTGAGTAAATGGAGGCTGGTGAGCTGAAAGAATCCTCCTTTGCTATGGTACATATGTATGGCAAACAACAGTCTAAAAATGTTCCAGGGAGGGCTGATCATTGAGATTATAGTTGTGTTTATAGCCTTGTTGAGTCTAGGATGTTAGACTTCTATGACAACTTTTATGTGAATGTCCACAACCTTttgactgaatcatagaatcagagtgagaagggacctccagggtcatctagtccaaccccctgcacaatgcaggaactcacaattacctgcccacccacgatGACCTCAATTgatcccaccaccaaaaatccccagaatccagcctgggttGGAGGAAATTCCCCTACCACTTCatagcggcaattagcaattccacACCAGCAATTTAACTGGTTGATACAAACTTACAAATTCCAATTCATACCACTCAGAAAAGTGGTCCGCCTCAGCAAGTATTGTTTACTCCTAATGGCAGGGGCTTTCTGAACTGTCATATAAAAAAGACCCCTCCCCGACAGCTGGGATCTAAAACCTTTAGCAGGAAATGCTTGCAACTAAGCCTCCCACCTGCCTGAGAAATTCCAGTTGCAGCCCCTTCCTGAATTCCACCAGCTTgaatccacactctgccatggaagcctgctcaGTGACCTTTGGCCTCATGcacactcagcctagcctacatcacagggttgtggaGGATAAAACACAAGAGAACCATGTAAGATGCTGTGGGGTCCCCACTGAGTAGAAAGATGGGATACAAAGGGGAACACATAAGACAGAAAATATGCTAATAATGCATTTACATTATTTTAAGCACCCCAAATACCTTATAATTTCTACAATGGCCCGCTGCTCACCCTacaatgtatggggggggggcttaaatgtCCTGATGGTAATTTTCTTACCATTTTAAAGTTTAGAGGTTGCTTGTTTTTTGCATTGAAATCACTTTATAAAGTGGAACAGGTTACCTTTGTGCCCATAATGGTAAAAAGAACAGCCAAATGGAGTGTCAGCAGAGGGGAACCTGAGAGTCTCTCATTGGTGGCCCAAATACCTTCCCCAGATCCAAATACCTTCCCACAGTGGTGGGAAGCATGGGGGGTGGTATCCATCCAGTTTGCCAAGGCCCTCACTGGCAACCAAACACCACTCTGAGGAGTTGGCTTCTTGCTTATGACTGGCTGCAAGCCAACCTGGCAGGGGCCTCTCAGGTAAGTGAAAAACCAATCCATTCTAAGGACTTGACAAGGCAGAGTCCCCACCCATCTTTCATCCCAATCAGTGACTGACAAGGTAGTGCAGCAGGTTGGCTTGGGACACCTATTCAACTTGCCTGTTTTCTGTACTGACACTCTTTGCTACCTTATCCCCACCTCCCTTGCTTCATAGTAGATCTTATTCTCACCACTAGTAATGCTGCCAGAGTCTGTCCCATGCGCTTGATTTGTAACACTCAACCTGAACAGAGAATCCAGACAACGGGGGAACCCCCCCCTTTAGCCTCCcatcccccaaccctcccccagaACTCTTTATGCTTTATGCTACAATAGTGATGGTGAGAGGCTGGCCAGGAAAAGAATCGTTTCCTACCTTATACCGAATCACACCAGCAGCCCTTGAACATAAGTACTGCCcactcagcctggcagcagctctccaaggtctcagctaGACATCTTTCATATCCCTTATTACCTGGTCCTTTTTGGTTTTAATGCTGATATACTGGGGCTTGAACCCAGAAAATTTTGTATGAAAAGACATTcgcccactgagccacggccccctttcccttccccctgtcCCTATACGTCACCTATTTCATCGGAAGTTCTAGTGCATACTGGGAAATGAAGCTTCTAGCTATTCTGACAATAATATTGAAAAATCTAATTCTGCTGGGTCAGCTGTCCTACAGCAGCTTCAGCAAAGCATCAGGTCAATTGGGCTAGAGGCATTGGGAGCTTTTGCTGATATCATGTGGACCATCCTGGGGTTTTGAGGAGAGCCCCTACACAGCAACACTCATTTACTGGGTCTAGAAGAGAGGGCCACAGCAGTCAGCGTAACAAGAGGAAGCTACAAAGTGATCTCCTCCTGCATCAATAACCTTTTTGTCTTCTCATTCTTCACATTTACTGGTACATTTCCCAGAATACTTAACCATTCATTCCAAACTGTTCATCCAAGACTGTTTTAATAGGATTCAACAAAATTGTCATCTAAACCAAGAACTGTACAGAACAGTGGCTTAACAAGTTTATTAACTTTGGAGGTCAGATTTTGCATTTATATTTTCAACCACACATATTAAAGGGAGCTCAAGACAAAATGTAGCTCCCTCTCTGAACAGCCTTCTCAGGCTCAAATTATTTTCTATCAAATTCTAGAATATATAGTGGTTTCCTTTTATGCTGAACAgaaaaaacacaactcagcttTAAATGTCAAAGACACAGTGGCAAATAGGGCACATCATTCTGATGGAGAAGTATCGAGCCACAGAAACTTAACTTCTTTCTGAATCTGGAGGAGTAAAAGACTAAAATGAAAAACATTCTCACTCAAAGGAAAGGTACCAAGCATTGCTTTTGGTGTAGTGTGCCTTTAATTTTACAAAATGTCAATTAAGGCTAAGGATGAATACCAAGGCATGTCATATTACCATAAAGAGCTACAGAACGTTCAACAGAAAATACATTTTTGCTTATTATTCCAGGTAAGACAGATCtggtttacccagctggcttAATAAGAAAAGTAGTAAAAATCATGTCTATTTCCTTGTATGGATAATTCCAGATTGTTGTTAATCAGCTTGTCACTGTTCATTCTGCTGTCCCTCTGTAATAGCAGATACTGCGCCTTGGCCCTTGTTAACGTCGCTGATGCATGCCCATTGTCCATCAACAGATTCCTTCCACAATGTTACCTGGAAGAAACAAAGACAGAATGGGAATGTTTAGTTTTGCCTAGGTTCCTTCCTGTCAGAATCCACTGTACACAGCAACACAGATCTTTACACAGAAAAGCTTTCCCTGACAACAATTTTAAATACTGGAGCCCCAGATTTCCTAAAGAAGCAGCTATACTTCAGTAAGTGCAGtggattggatccagactaaatgttAAGGTAACAGAACTTCTCTGTCTCCTCCTTATTGCAGCCCACTGATTTTCTCAAAATGCTGTTATGCCTGAGGCATAGCATAAGGAGCAAATCTAAGGGtaggagaaggaaagggaaataGATGGAAATAAATCCTCCCCTTCAATTAGTGGCATTGGGATCTTACTGTCCATTAATTTCATTTGATTCCATCAGTCTTTCATATAATAAAGTACATTTGACAAGAGGCAGATCTGCAATGATCCTTCTTGCCCCAGTCCAGGGTTCTGTCTGGTTCCCCTTACTCCACAAATTTCACTTCTCTCTGCCCTGCCGGTGTCTTTGGCTACTACGGCAATGCAATACACTTCCAGAATTCCAGGTTTACCATTTGTGGTTGGTTCAGCTTTGTGATAAGAGACGCTTCTATCTCAGCAGCTGCAGTTTTAAATTACATAGCAGGAAAGTCTCGTTCAATGGCTACCAGTGAACTTGCTCCAGCTGAAATATTCGGAACAAGATAATCAACagcctcttccacctgtcaacCTACACCTGCAAACGGCCAAATGGCTTTAAAAGTATGATTGAAACTGCTTAGATACTCACTTTGTTGTCCCCTCCTGACACTGCTAGGATATTCGCCGTGATCGACCAGCTAACATGCCAAACAACATCATTAAATTTGTGCAGCAATTTGGGTGACCATGAGTTTCCAGAGGCATCATCGCAAGTCCAGATAAACACTCGTCCATCCTAGGACAAAGCATACAAAATTGAAAGGACAAATGGAGGCAAGAAGATGATCTCACTGTCTCCTTATCAAGGGAAGTCTGGCACAATATCTCAAGACACACAATTGGTACACAGCATCATGGAGATGTCCAAGAGATACAAAGAGCATGTATGCTATACACTAATTCATGGCCTGCCCTCTAGCTATATACGTGGAGttttaattcccatttcattgtgtctaaGGAAGTGTGCTATGCCAACGAGAGCATACACCccgaataaaattttgttggtcttaaaggtgctattggactcaaactttatcttATTTTCAATGTTTGCTTTACACAGGGTGAAGTGCTCTGGCAGAGATGGGTTTGGAATACCCTTGAACATTTTTAAAGGTTTCTGCAAACACAGAATGGTGCTGCTCTCCTACTCAATATCAGTATGCTAATATTCCATCTGTGGCTGCTGCTCTAGCTGCCTATTGGTTTTCATGAACAATTCAAGGTACCAACTTGAGCCCTCTGTGACAGATGCCATGCAAATCTCAGAGCCAGACTTTCCTGGCATAAGCCCCAACATAGTATGACAGACATTAGCGATTCAGTTCAGAGACCCTTTGCTAAAGAGAGGAGGAGTGAATAAAGTCCTTGTCATGACGGCCTGCTCTATTCAGAAAACCCCCATAAAGATGTCCATTGAGGCATCTTCAAATGGGGACATTTTACGAGAAGCGGATTCTATCTGGATACCTCTGGATATTTTTAGAGTATTGAGATTTTTTTCCTGGTTGTACAATGTCTTCAATTCTAAGCTTCCTTGCACTTCCTTGCATTTTCAGCAGGGTAAACATATCccaatatacatacatatataccccacccacccccaacaatcTGATGAAAATAAATGGCATGTAATGATTTCAATGGCCTGTGTTTAAACAGGAGTCACCAGTTCCAGGAGTCCTGGCGGCTATATCCTGGCTATATGGAGTCAAACATTATGCTCTGGGCCTCACCTGGGAGCAACTGGCAATGGTGCTTGTTGGCAAGCCTATGGAGGGGGCCCAGGCGACATC
Proteins encoded:
- the GHRL gene encoding appetite-regulating hormone, encoding MSLRTAALAVLLVFLIWSETTAAGSSFLSPEPKAQQRKPPPKPATKLHRRDVGTILDVHKTEGDTNEIQIKLKVPFEIGMEVSEEQYNKYGQILEQFLEDIHTEDIKENQEKK